One window of the Thermodesulfomicrobium sp. WS genome contains the following:
- the lysA gene encoding diaminopimelate decarboxylase: MHHFHFHHGVLHAEDIPVPELVAEYGTPLYIYSASTWLRHYQAMDSAFAGVPHLTCYSVKANSNLAILRLLAQAGAGVDIVSGGELFRALRAGVPAERIVYSGVGKKRHEIHEALLAGILLFNVESVQELERISEMASSLGKTARISLRINPDVDPKTHPYISTGLRENKFGLPMDEALAAYTLAQKLPGVEPVGLDCHIGSQLTQLSPFIEALDRLMDFYRQLVARGISLRYLDLGGGLGITYNAEEPPHPTELGAAVAQAVQGTDLTIILEPGRVIAGNTGILVTEVQYLKQNGEKHFVIVDAGMNDLVRPSLYGSYHRIAPVTERPDAPPLVADIVGPICESGDFLAKNREIPMVAPGDLLAVFSAGAYGFVMSSQYNSRPRVAEVLVHEDKHLLIRRRETYQDLVGPEEDGLARLEELGIPSTQG; this comes from the coding sequence ATGCACCATTTTCATTTCCATCATGGCGTTCTTCATGCCGAAGACATCCCCGTGCCAGAGCTCGTGGCGGAGTACGGCACGCCGCTCTACATCTACTCCGCCTCCACCTGGCTTCGCCACTATCAGGCCATGGACAGCGCCTTTGCCGGCGTGCCGCATCTCACCTGCTACTCCGTGAAGGCCAATTCCAACCTGGCGATCCTGCGCCTTTTGGCCCAGGCCGGGGCAGGGGTGGATATCGTCTCCGGCGGGGAGCTCTTCCGGGCCTTGCGCGCCGGGGTGCCTGCGGAACGCATTGTGTACTCTGGGGTTGGCAAAAAACGCCACGAGATCCACGAGGCCCTGCTGGCAGGCATCCTGCTCTTCAACGTGGAGTCCGTGCAGGAGCTTGAGCGCATCAGCGAGATGGCTTCCAGCCTTGGGAAAACCGCCCGCATCAGTCTGCGTATCAATCCGGATGTGGATCCCAAGACCCACCCCTACATCTCCACCGGCCTTCGGGAAAACAAGTTCGGCCTGCCCATGGACGAAGCCCTCGCCGCCTACACGCTTGCGCAAAAGCTCCCCGGCGTGGAGCCCGTGGGCTTGGATTGCCACATCGGCTCCCAGCTCACCCAGCTCTCTCCCTTCATCGAAGCCCTCGACCGGCTCATGGACTTTTACCGTCAACTTGTCGCCCGAGGGATCTCTTTGCGCTATCTCGATCTGGGCGGCGGCCTCGGCATCACCTACAACGCCGAAGAGCCCCCGCACCCCACGGAACTCGGGGCAGCGGTGGCCCAAGCGGTCCAGGGGACCGATCTCACCATCATTCTCGAACCCGGCCGGGTCATTGCCGGCAATACCGGGATCTTGGTCACCGAGGTGCAATACCTCAAACAAAACGGGGAAAAACACTTCGTCATCGTGGATGCGGGCATGAACGATCTGGTGCGGCCATCCCTGTACGGCTCCTACCACCGCATCGCTCCGGTCACCGAGCGGCCGGACGCGCCGCCCTTGGTGGCGGATATCGTCGGGCCCATTTGCGAGTCCGGCGATTTTCTTGCCAAGAATCGGGAGATCCCGATGGTCGCCCCAGGAGACCTCCTGGCGGTGTTCTCTGCCGGGGCGTATGGCTTTGTCATGTCCTCCCAGTACAATTCCCGCCCCCGGGTGGCGGAGGTGCTGGTGCACGAAGACAAGCACCTGCTCATCCGCCGCCGGGAGACCTACCAGGACTTGGTAGGGCCGGAAGAAGACGGCCTCGCCCGACTGGAGGAATTGGGAATTCCCTCAACCCAAGGATAA